From the genome of Miscanthus floridulus cultivar M001 chromosome 10, ASM1932011v1, whole genome shotgun sequence, one region includes:
- the LOC136489287 gene encoding probable histone deacetylase 19: MSVNEYYEYFGPDYTLHVAPSNMENKNTRHQLDDIRSKLLDNLSKLRHALSVQFQERVPDKEVPEPDEDQNDPDERHDPDSDMEVDDHKAVDESARRSILGMKVKREFGENETKVQDGGRVASDHRGLEPMAEDIGSSKQAPISA, from the exons ATGTCTGTCAACGAGTACTATGAATACTTTGGTCCAGATTACACTCTTCATGTTGCACCAAGTAACATGGAGAACAAAAATACACGGCACCAACTGGATGATATAAGATCTAAACTTCTGGATAATCTTTCAAAACTTCGACATGCTCTTAGTGTCCAGTTTCAAGAGAGAGTTCCTGACAAAGAAGTACCTGAG CCAGATGAAGATCAAAATGATCCAGATGAACGGCATGATCCTGACTCTGATATGGAAGTGGATGATCACAAGGCTGTGGACGAGTCAGCgag GAGGAGCATTCTAGGTATGAAAGTCAAGAGAGAATTTGGTGAAAATGAGACCAAAGTGCAG GATGGTGGCAGAGTTGCATCTGACCATAGAGGACTGGAACCCATGGCAGAAGACATTGGTTCCTCGAAGCAAGCTCCTATAAGTGCCTAA